From the genome of Populus alba chromosome 10, ASM523922v2, whole genome shotgun sequence, one region includes:
- the LOC118048064 gene encoding tetraketide alpha-pyrone reductase 2 has product MPEYCVTGGTGFIAAYLVKSLLEKGHTVRVTLRDPGNVRKVGFLQEFNGAKERLKIFKADLLEEGSFDEAIQGVDGVFHIAAPVLVPYSDRIQETLIDPCIKGTLNVLNSCSKASSVKRVVFTSSSSTVRYRDDTPQIFSLNESHWSDTEYCKRHNLWYAYAKTVAEKEAWRVSKENGIDLVSFIPSFVVGPLLAPEPNSTLLLIQSIVKGSRGEYPNMTVGFTHIDDVVAGSILAMENSEASGRLLCSGQVAHWSQIIEMLRAKYPSYPYENKCSSQEGDTNPHSMDTTKIAQLGLPPFKTLEEMFDDCIKSLQEKGFL; this is encoded by the exons ATGCCGGAATATTGTGTCACAGGTGGAACAGGTTTCATAGCAGCATACTTGGTCAAGTCCTTGCTAGAGAAAGGTCACACTGTGCGGGTCACACTGCGAGACCCAG GGAATGTTAGAAAGGTGGGGTTTCTTCAAGAGTTTAATGGAGCCAAGGAGAGGCTCAAGATTTTCAAAGCCGACTTGCTGGAAGAAGGCAGCTTTGACGAGGCAATTCAAGGCGTTGATGGGGTCTTCCACATCGCTGCACCGGTGCTTGTTCCTTATAGTGATCGCATTCAG GAAACTTTGATTGATCCATGTATTAAGGGCACCCTGAATGTGCTGAACTCCTGCTCGAAAGCTAGTAGTGTGAAACGGGTTGTGTTCACCTCTTCATCTTCCACAGTGAGATACCGTGACGATACGCCTCAAATTTTCTCTCTTAATGAGTCCCATTGGAGTGATACTGAGTACTGCAAACGCCATAAT CTCTGGTACGCCTATGCAAAGACCGTAGCAGAGAAAGAGGCGTGGAGAGTATCAAAAGAAAATGGGATTGATCTAGTATCCTTCATCCCATCTTTCGTGGTTGGTCCATTGCTTGCACCAGAACCAAACAGTACACTGCTTTTGATACAATCTATAGTTAAAG GCTCACGAGGAGAATATCCCAACATGACGGTGGGGTTTACGCACATAGATGATGTGGTTGCTGGTAGCATTTTAGCAATGGAGAATAGCGAAGCATCAGGCAGGCTATTATGTTCAGGCCAAGTAGCTCACTGGTCACAGATTATTGAGATGCTCAGGGCCAAATACCCATCCTATCCGTATGAAAACAA GTGTAGCAGCCAGGAAGGAGACACCAACCCACATAGCATGGATACCACTAAGATTGCCCAGTTAGGATTGCCCCCTTTCAAAACACTTGAAGAAATGTTTGATGACTGCATCAAGAGTCTCCAAGAGAAGGGATTTCTCTAA